The following are from one region of the Salicibibacter kimchii genome:
- a CDS encoding threonine/serine dehydratase codes for MISTEGLNEAKVRISNHLHVTPMLSSQTLNEETGKRVHIKAEHLQKTGAFKIRGAINRVTLAKEAGAKHLLVASSGNHGQAVAYIARTLGLPATIIVPEDAIPTKVNAIHHYGANIIYYGTTSKERIAHAEALENKMNVVIIPPYDDYEIIAGQGTIGLEILSQVQQPSAIVVPIGGGGLIAGIASAVKMINPAIKVIGVEPEEANGTFLSREAGKHVAIQASTSIADGLRSSTPGELTFPIIEKLVDDIVLVSENDIREAFTFYLSRMKQVVEPSGAVTLAALRAGKINHENGDVVLVASGGNVNVRVLEEYIV; via the coding sequence ATGATTTCAACAGAAGGATTAAATGAAGCGAAAGTCAGAATTTCAAACCATTTGCACGTTACACCCATGCTTTCATCGCAAACATTGAACGAGGAAACCGGAAAACGGGTGCACATCAAAGCCGAACATTTACAAAAAACGGGGGCTTTTAAAATTCGAGGGGCGATCAATCGCGTGACATTGGCCAAAGAGGCCGGAGCAAAGCATTTACTGGTCGCATCTTCCGGTAACCACGGGCAAGCAGTTGCATACATCGCGCGTACACTCGGTCTGCCGGCTACGATCATTGTCCCTGAAGATGCCATTCCGACAAAAGTGAACGCTATTCATCATTATGGAGCCAATATCATCTATTATGGGACGACATCCAAAGAGCGAATCGCGCACGCAGAAGCACTGGAAAACAAAATGAATGTAGTCATCATTCCGCCTTATGATGACTACGAAATCATCGCGGGGCAAGGGACGATCGGACTTGAAATCCTTTCTCAAGTTCAACAACCTTCCGCGATCGTCGTACCGATCGGTGGCGGCGGGTTAATTGCAGGAATCGCTAGTGCCGTTAAAATGATCAACCCTGCCATCAAGGTGATCGGCGTCGAGCCGGAAGAAGCGAATGGAACGTTTTTATCCAGAGAAGCAGGCAAACATGTAGCCATCCAAGCGTCTACGTCGATTGCAGATGGGTTACGAAGCTCCACGCCCGGGGAACTTACATTTCCGATCATTGAAAAATTGGTCGATGATATTGTCCTTGTCAGTGAAAATGACATCCGCGAAGCCTTCACTTTTTATTTGTCACGAATGAAGCAAGTCGTTGAGCCATCCGGGGCGGTCACGCTGGCAGCCTTGCGGGCAGGAAAAATCAATCATGAAAACGGCGATGTAGTGTTGGTGGCTAGCGGCGGGAATGTGAATGTCCGGGTTCTTGAAGAATATATCGTTTGA
- a CDS encoding RNA-guided endonuclease InsQ/TnpB family protein, translated as MFPNEEQLQTMDRWLSICRQQYNSALLDKQRFYQKNKTGLSRNELQKQQTKDKQTCALLKTMPSQPLQEVLFRLEEAYKNFFEGRARYPKIKKHKDYTSITFTQFGVEERKIKSKKTGGVNVRDVRYAASLDENNHLLISKLGSVYVNVHRPLEGKVKQVTIQRQGHRWFAIFSVERHVNETVISLFNQQALM; from the coding sequence ATGTTTCCAAACGAAGAACAGCTGCAAACAATGGATCGTTGGCTGTCTATTTGTCGTCAACAGTACAATTCCGCTCTTTTGGATAAACAGCGTTTTTACCAAAAGAATAAGACCGGACTATCCCGAAATGAATTGCAAAAACAGCAAACAAAGGATAAACAAACATGCGCACTTCTTAAAACAATGCCGTCACAACCTTTGCAGGAGGTATTGTTCCGCCTGGAAGAAGCGTATAAGAACTTTTTCGAAGGGCGTGCACGCTATCCAAAAATCAAGAAGCATAAGGATTATACGTCAATAACATTTACACAATTTGGGGTTGAAGAACGAAAGATAAAAAGCAAGAAAACCGGTGGAGTCAACGTACGTGATGTGCGTTATGCTGCTTCGTTAGACGAGAACAATCATCTTCTTATTTCAAAACTCGGATCAGTGTATGTCAACGTTCATCGCCCATTAGAAGGAAAGGTGAAACAAGTCACGATCCAACGTCAGGGACATCGTTGGTTTGCGATATTCAGTGTCGAAAGACACGTAAACGAAACGGTGATTTCCCTGTTCAATCAACAGGCGTTGATGTAG
- a CDS encoding flagellar hook-basal body protein has translation MIRGFYQAASGMITGQRQTEMLGDNLANIHTPGHKGDHGPMRTFPNMLIQAMNNGDTGANGIIGDIPTGVYMQERVPDSRQGDLRETGAGTDVALLQGVLEPDADTGEPGMLLFAVQEEGGDVQYTRNGNFAVDGQGFLTTGAGDYILGTDGEPLEVGNEGFTLEADGEITADSGAFVGQLEIAHAPDPLQLVKTGSGLLQYDGEALEELPSAVGDDAYPYELQQQFLERSNVDIGQTMTDMTQAYRQFEANQTVLQAYDQNMQRTVNDIGSIG, from the coding sequence ATGATCAGAGGTTTTTACCAAGCAGCTTCCGGAATGATTACAGGGCAACGGCAGACGGAAATGCTGGGGGATAATCTTGCGAATATCCATACTCCGGGTCATAAAGGGGACCATGGACCCATGCGGACATTTCCGAATATGTTGATTCAAGCGATGAACAACGGGGATACCGGGGCAAATGGTATCATCGGAGATATTCCGACAGGGGTATACATGCAGGAACGGGTACCGGATTCCCGGCAGGGGGATTTGCGCGAAACCGGCGCGGGAACGGATGTTGCGCTTCTGCAAGGGGTGTTGGAACCTGATGCGGACACCGGTGAGCCCGGCATGCTTTTATTCGCTGTTCAAGAGGAGGGCGGGGATGTGCAATATACGCGCAACGGTAATTTCGCCGTTGATGGACAAGGATTTCTCACGACGGGCGCGGGCGATTACATATTGGGAACGGATGGCGAGCCATTAGAGGTAGGAAATGAGGGCTTTACGCTGGAAGCTGACGGGGAGATCACGGCTGATTCGGGTGCATTTGTCGGACAATTGGAGATTGCCCACGCCCCCGATCCCCTGCAATTGGTAAAGACCGGTTCCGGTCTCTTACAATATGACGGAGAGGCTCTTGAGGAATTGCCGAGTGCAGTCGGCGATGATGCGTACCCTTACGAATTGCAACAGCAATTTCTGGAGCGGTCCAATGTAGATATAGGTCAAACGATGACAGACATGACACAGGCGTACCGACAATTTGAGGCAAATCAAACGGTTCTACAGGCATACGACCAAAATATGCAACGAACGGTAAATGATATAGGCAGCATCGGTTAA
- a CDS encoding uracil-DNA glycosylase, whose product MKFPAKIIEQCQSALEGHQLEGFLTGAGNEDADIMLIGEAPGEKEAKTGEPFCGRSGKVLDSYLTALGLTRKDVYITSVVRSRPYKWGERRPKGEPVMKKINRKPTEQEIFAHAPLLDYQIATVRPRIIVCLGGVALKRLLGKQVKISMMHGNIQRSPVKRRENDAYQWSKATYDVCALYHPAAVFYNPSLREVIDEDLKVLKRGMDPA is encoded by the coding sequence ATGAAGTTTCCCGCAAAAATCATAGAGCAATGCCAATCAGCCCTCGAAGGCCACCAACTTGAAGGCTTCTTAACCGGCGCGGGGAACGAAGACGCTGATATCATGTTGATCGGCGAAGCCCCGGGCGAAAAAGAAGCAAAAACCGGCGAACCGTTCTGTGGCCGATCCGGAAAGGTACTTGATAGCTATTTAACGGCATTAGGCCTTACCCGCAAAGACGTATACATTACAAGCGTGGTACGCAGCCGTCCTTATAAATGGGGTGAACGCCGTCCAAAAGGAGAACCTGTCATGAAAAAAATAAACCGGAAACCGACGGAGCAAGAAATTTTTGCTCACGCGCCGTTGCTTGATTATCAAATTGCCACTGTGCGTCCACGTATCATCGTATGCCTCGGTGGCGTCGCGCTCAAACGTTTGCTCGGAAAACAAGTAAAAATTTCAATGATGCACGGGAATATCCAACGTTCACCTGTGAAAAGGCGTGAAAATGACGCTTATCAATGGAGTAAAGCGACGTATGACGTGTGCGCGCTCTATCATCCTGCAGCTGTCTTTTATAATCCCTCGCTTCGTGAGGTGATCGATGAAGACTTGAAGGTGTTGAAAAGGGGTATGGATCCGGCTTAA
- a CDS encoding YhdT family protein, giving the protein MNGKNKQDPRFKVANREALIGIGLAIFNFIWWYAFAYGLGSRPVAEYEFILGMPAWFFYSCLIGSGIMVILVAVMVKLFFKEVPLDEKGDGSS; this is encoded by the coding sequence GTGAATGGAAAAAATAAACAGGATCCGCGCTTTAAAGTGGCCAATCGCGAAGCACTGATCGGTATTGGTCTCGCGATCTTTAATTTCATTTGGTGGTACGCGTTTGCTTACGGTTTAGGTTCCCGACCGGTCGCGGAGTATGAGTTTATTTTGGGCATGCCGGCTTGGTTTTTTTATAGCTGTTTGATTGGATCTGGGATCATGGTTATTCTTGTTGCCGTGATGGTGAAGCTTTTTTTCAAAGAAGTGCCTCTTGATGAGAAGGGGGATGGATCCTCGTGA
- a CDS encoding transposase, with product MQSDGTKVENPRFLLKEEKKLKRTQKKLSRMKQGSNNWKKQRQNVQQLHIKVANQRRDFLHKRSYHLSKTRFPACPIITFHNCKKGSCAAIVHHG from the coding sequence GTGCAATCAGATGGGACCAAAGTCGAAAATCCGAGATTCCTTTTGAAAGAAGAAAAGAAATTGAAACGCACGCAAAAGAAACTTTCCCGCATGAAGCAAGGCTCAAATAATTGGAAGAAACAACGTCAAAACGTGCAGCAACTGCACATAAAAGTTGCGAACCAACGGCGTGATTTTCTCCATAAACGAAGTTATCACCTTTCGAAAACGCGTTTTCCCGCTTGCCCGATTATAACTTTTCACAATTGCAAAAAGGGATCGTGTGCGGCCATTGTGCATCATGGATGA
- the mreB gene encoding rod shape-determining protein MreB, translated as MFGRDIGIDLGTANVLIHVKGQGIVLDEPSVVAVDKMTGKTMAVGEEAFRMVGRTPRNIVPLRPMKDGVIADFDLTESMLRHFLSRINVRSTFIKPRILICCPADITSVEQKAIRETVEKSGGKHVYLEEEPKVAAIGAGMEIFQPSGNMVIDMGGGTTDVAVLSMGGIVTSKSIKTAGDQFDNDIFHYIKRHYKLLIGERTAEDLKKGVVSVSPAGRTESFDIRGRDMVSGLPRTITIHSEEINDALKESVATITQAAKLVLEQTPPELAADIIDKGAFITGGGALLHGMQELFTEELKIPVLIAEEPMHCVANGTGVMLENLDKMANKIRA; from the coding sequence ATGTTTGGCAGAGATATTGGGATAGATTTGGGGACCGCAAATGTGCTTATTCACGTGAAAGGTCAAGGTATTGTGTTGGACGAACCATCTGTTGTTGCCGTTGATAAGATGACCGGAAAAACGATGGCAGTGGGGGAAGAAGCATTTCGAATGGTTGGTCGCACACCCAGAAACATTGTACCGTTGCGTCCGATGAAAGATGGGGTGATTGCCGATTTTGATTTAACGGAATCGATGTTGCGTCATTTTCTTTCAAGAATTAATGTTCGTTCAACTTTCATAAAGCCGCGCATTTTGATTTGTTGCCCGGCAGACATTACTTCTGTCGAGCAAAAAGCGATTCGTGAAACCGTTGAAAAAAGTGGCGGGAAACATGTGTATTTGGAAGAGGAGCCAAAAGTAGCCGCTATTGGCGCAGGCATGGAGATTTTTCAACCAAGTGGCAACATGGTCATTGATATGGGCGGAGGCACTACGGATGTTGCTGTGTTGTCCATGGGGGGGATTGTCACATCGAAGTCGATAAAAACGGCAGGCGATCAATTCGATAATGATATTTTTCATTATATCAAGCGTCATTATAAATTATTAATTGGAGAGCGGACAGCAGAGGACTTAAAGAAAGGGGTCGTAAGTGTTTCGCCGGCCGGACGTACGGAGTCCTTTGACATCCGTGGACGTGACATGGTCAGCGGGCTTCCGCGTACGATCACGATTCACTCGGAAGAAATAAACGATGCCTTGAAAGAATCAGTCGCTACCATCACGCAGGCAGCTAAACTTGTCCTTGAACAAACACCCCCGGAGCTTGCAGCTGATATCATTGATAAGGGCGCGTTTATTACAGGAGGTGGCGCACTGTTGCACGGGATGCAGGAACTTTTCACGGAAGAGTTGAAAATCCCTGTCCTTATCGCGGAAGAACCGATGCATTGCGTAGCGAATGGTACCGGTGTGATGTTGGAGAACTTAGATAAAATGGCGAACAAAATACGGGCTTAA
- a CDS encoding M23 family metallopeptidase, which yields MKDEENKTSESREDKENPGGQIKQWSKKPWFWPAVYLTVCAVLLGSFFAFQGGETEFAEESDDEEGIGMESDPEEEALPVGAEAEEMQLPVVDEDVVDVVGYFYDHDATAEEQEAALVYYNQIYYQNKGIDLAHPDNESFEVAASLSGEVVKAEQDSLLGNVVELSHEDEIVTVYHSLEDLDVEEGDVVAKGDVIGTAGENTYNRDAGVHVHFEVRQDGVAFNPEEMLHQTISEMTFDEEEGFDAETDPSETERDDDEDESEEEDPAAESDDGEGDEDEEEDMDNDDEQ from the coding sequence ATGAAAGATGAGGAGAATAAAACCTCTGAATCCCGGGAAGACAAAGAAAATCCGGGGGGTCAAATAAAACAATGGTCGAAAAAACCTTGGTTCTGGCCTGCGGTTTATTTGACAGTCTGTGCGGTGTTGCTCGGTTCCTTTTTCGCGTTCCAAGGCGGAGAGACAGAGTTTGCGGAGGAAAGCGATGATGAGGAAGGCATCGGCATGGAGAGCGATCCGGAAGAAGAAGCATTGCCGGTTGGTGCCGAAGCCGAAGAGATGCAACTGCCCGTAGTGGATGAAGACGTCGTTGATGTTGTCGGTTATTTCTATGACCATGATGCAACAGCCGAAGAACAAGAAGCTGCACTCGTTTACTACAACCAGATTTACTATCAAAACAAAGGCATTGATCTAGCACATCCGGATAACGAATCGTTTGAAGTTGCCGCATCACTCAGTGGTGAAGTCGTAAAAGCAGAACAGGATTCATTACTGGGGAATGTCGTTGAACTTAGTCACGAAGACGAAATCGTGACCGTCTATCATAGTTTGGAGGACTTGGACGTTGAAGAAGGTGACGTCGTTGCAAAAGGTGACGTCATCGGCACAGCCGGAGAAAATACGTATAACCGTGATGCTGGCGTTCACGTTCACTTTGAAGTCCGTCAAGACGGTGTCGCGTTCAATCCGGAAGAAATGTTGCATCAAACCATTTCCGAGATGACTTTCGATGAGGAAGAAGGATTTGATGCAGAGACGGACCCGTCAGAAACCGAACGCGATGATGACGAGGACGAATCTGAAGAAGAGGATCCTGCTGCTGAATCGGACGACGGTGAAGGCGATGAAGACGAAGAAGAGGACATGGACAACGACGACGAACAATAA
- the spoIID gene encoding stage II sporulation protein D: MRISKLQGRTTPLKKIAAAIVMFIGGIIVLPALLVLLFSGSEAEEATSAGTVVDTGLETPGDEGSGPDSEEVVVPVYRDALDTVDHVELEEYVAGVVSAEMPADFEMEALKAQALVARTFIAQQMEFGEGSDLPGDAIVSDTTDHQVYKSVEELEQAWGADVEGKKEKITKAVNATAGEIITYDDAPITASFFSTSNGYTENAEDYWEASVPYLRSVESPWDVDSPRYTNTISYPVGEVEERLGVEIPEGAALTTNKETTEGDRVETVTIGDTSFQGREVRESLDLDSSDFEWQREGNEIVIHTKGWGHGVGMSQYGADGMAQEGMNYREIVDHYYQDVEISEDHDHTEAFVHHQEEEEEKES; this comes from the coding sequence TTGCGGATCTCGAAATTACAGGGAAGGACGACGCCGTTAAAAAAAATAGCAGCAGCGATCGTAATGTTTATAGGCGGTATCATCGTCCTCCCCGCTTTATTGGTGCTTCTTTTTTCCGGATCGGAAGCGGAGGAAGCTACTTCCGCTGGCACAGTGGTTGATACGGGCCTGGAAACCCCCGGGGACGAGGGAAGTGGTCCTGATAGTGAAGAAGTAGTCGTTCCTGTGTATCGGGATGCTCTGGATACCGTCGATCATGTAGAATTGGAAGAATACGTTGCAGGCGTTGTCTCCGCGGAAATGCCGGCGGATTTTGAAATGGAAGCACTAAAGGCACAGGCGCTGGTGGCGCGAACCTTTATTGCGCAACAAATGGAATTTGGCGAAGGTTCTGATTTGCCGGGAGACGCGATTGTTTCAGATACGACGGACCATCAAGTATATAAAAGTGTGGAAGAATTGGAGCAAGCATGGGGCGCAGATGTCGAAGGAAAAAAAGAAAAAATCACGAAAGCTGTGAATGCTACCGCCGGAGAAATTATTACCTATGATGATGCGCCGATTACAGCTTCCTTTTTCTCGACGAGCAATGGATATACGGAAAATGCGGAAGACTATTGGGAAGCCTCGGTGCCATACCTTCGAAGTGTGGAAAGCCCTTGGGACGTGGATTCGCCTCGTTATACAAATACGATAAGCTATCCCGTCGGGGAAGTCGAAGAGCGGTTAGGAGTAGAGATTCCCGAGGGAGCAGCATTAACGACCAATAAAGAAACAACCGAAGGGGACCGGGTGGAAACGGTCACGATCGGCGACACATCGTTTCAGGGAAGAGAGGTCCGCGAGTCCCTTGATCTCGATTCTAGTGATTTTGAATGGCAACGAGAAGGAAATGAAATCGTTATTCATACAAAAGGCTGGGGACATGGTGTCGGTATGAGCCAATACGGGGCTGATGGCATGGCGCAAGAAGGAATGAATTATCGTGAAATCGTCGATCATTATTATCAGGACGTAGAGATTAGCGAAGACCATGATCATACGGAAGCTTTTGTCCACCATCAAGAAGAAGAGGAAGAAAAGGAATCGTAG
- a CDS encoding LLM class flavin-dependent oxidoreductase, which translates to MDGDFSLSVLDLAPVHGEQTPADAFENSKKLVQHTDKLGYHRYWVAEHHNMKAIASSATAVLIGYLAGHSENIRVGSGGVMLPNHAPLIVAEQFGTLEAMYPNRIDLGLGRAPGTDPMTIRALRRDQMSSVNDFPDNVKELLNYFSKDDVPVKAIPGQGLEVPIYLLGSSTYSAQLAAALGLPFAFASHFAPGELFNALRLYHERFQPSRHLSEPYTMVTVNAALADTTTEAEKLATTNYLRFLSIVRGGRAEIDTKPVDNMEDHWTAFEKSQVLQSLKYTFVGDQEKVKKELEAFHAEAKFDELIVSSDIYDQEKRRHSYELLANIWK; encoded by the coding sequence ATGGATGGAGATTTTTCCTTATCGGTATTGGATTTAGCACCGGTTCATGGAGAACAAACACCGGCAGATGCATTTGAAAATAGTAAAAAGCTGGTTCAACATACGGACAAGCTCGGATACCACCGCTATTGGGTGGCGGAACATCATAATATGAAAGCGATCGCGAGCTCAGCCACGGCTGTACTTATCGGTTATCTAGCCGGCCATAGTGAGAACATTCGGGTTGGGTCCGGCGGTGTGATGCTTCCGAATCACGCGCCTTTAATCGTTGCCGAACAATTCGGGACATTGGAAGCGATGTATCCGAATCGCATTGATCTCGGCCTTGGACGTGCCCCCGGCACCGATCCGATGACGATTCGCGCGTTACGGCGAGACCAAATGAGCAGTGTCAATGACTTTCCCGATAACGTAAAAGAATTACTGAATTATTTCAGTAAAGATGATGTGCCGGTCAAAGCGATTCCCGGGCAAGGGCTTGAAGTGCCGATCTATTTGCTGGGCTCGAGCACCTACAGCGCTCAACTCGCGGCAGCCCTAGGATTGCCGTTTGCGTTCGCGAGCCATTTTGCTCCCGGTGAACTGTTTAATGCTTTGCGTCTGTATCACGAACGATTCCAACCATCTAGGCATTTAAGCGAGCCATACACGATGGTGACGGTTAATGCTGCTCTTGCTGATACGACAACGGAAGCCGAAAAACTGGCGACGACGAACTATTTGCGGTTTTTAAGCATCGTCCGCGGCGGCAGAGCAGAAATCGACACGAAGCCAGTCGATAATATGGAGGACCATTGGACAGCGTTTGAAAAATCCCAGGTGCTTCAATCGTTAAAATATACATTCGTGGGCGACCAGGAAAAAGTAAAAAAAGAACTGGAAGCTTTCCACGCCGAAGCAAAGTTTGATGAACTCATTGTCTCGTCAGACATTTACGATCAGGAAAAAAGAAGACACAGCTATGAGCTGTTGGCAAATATATGGAAATAA
- the spoIIID gene encoding sporulation transcriptional regulator SpoIIID has product MHDYIKERTIKIGRYVVETRKTVRTIAKEFGVSKSTVHKDLTERLPDINPELAHEVKSILDYHKSIRHLRGGEATKVKYNNKGEKIIQS; this is encoded by the coding sequence GTGCATGACTACATCAAAGAACGGACCATCAAGATTGGAAGGTACGTGGTGGAAACTCGCAAAACCGTCCGAACGATCGCCAAAGAGTTCGGTGTTTCAAAAAGTACTGTGCATAAAGATCTGACCGAGCGGCTTCCTGACATTAATCCTGAACTGGCACACGAAGTAAAAAGCATATTGGATTATCATAAATCAATCCGACATTTGCGTGGTGGGGAAGCAACAAAAGTTAAATATAATAATAAGGGGGAAAAAATCATCCAGTCGTAG
- the panF gene encoding sodium/pantothenate symporter, whose translation MNWETIVPLLFFIAVVFLIGYWASKHVFSKSNFMQEYFLGSRELGGLILAMTMIATYGSASSFIGGPGAAYHEGLGWVLLSMSQVATGYFVLMILGKKFAIMARKYDAITLVDYFKKRYNSTLVVLISAGSIIVFIFSAMAAQWVGGARLIEVVTGLSYTSALFIFAVAVLIYVIIGGFRAIAVTDTVQGLIMFVGTLVLLVATIIAGGGMGNIMSDLAAENERLISPFGAEGDLTSVYVSSFWILVGAGVVGLPQVAVRAMSYKDSRSMHRALIIGTFVVAFMMFSMHLAGVLARPIIPGLEVADNVMPTLAMTVLPAWLAGIVLAAPLAAIMSTVDALLLMVSSAVVKDVYYNYINPNATDKKIRKVSIGVTAFLGISVVLFALSPPEFLITLNLFAFGGLEAAFVWPLVLGLYWSKGNRYGALASMILGIGSYIVIYIFIGEPFGQMGPFGMHSVVIPVLLSLVGYVLASIATHKVKLPSEGGFPSDG comes from the coding sequence GTGAATTGGGAAACCATTGTCCCGTTGCTCTTTTTTATTGCTGTTGTTTTTCTGATCGGGTATTGGGCGTCCAAACACGTGTTTAGCAAAAGCAATTTTATGCAGGAATATTTTCTTGGCAGTCGAGAGCTCGGTGGCTTAATTCTTGCAATGACGATGATTGCTACATATGGAAGCGCGAGCAGCTTTATCGGCGGACCAGGTGCCGCTTATCATGAAGGCCTCGGTTGGGTGCTTCTTTCCATGTCCCAGGTAGCGACCGGTTATTTCGTCCTCATGATTTTGGGAAAAAAATTTGCAATTATGGCTCGTAAATACGATGCGATCACGCTGGTTGATTATTTTAAAAAAAGATATAACAGCACGCTCGTGGTACTCATCAGCGCAGGCAGTATTATCGTCTTCATTTTTTCGGCGATGGCCGCCCAATGGGTGGGGGGCGCACGGCTTATTGAAGTAGTTACCGGATTGTCCTATACGTCCGCCCTGTTTATTTTTGCCGTTGCGGTTCTTATCTATGTCATTATCGGCGGCTTCCGGGCGATCGCGGTGACCGATACCGTGCAGGGGTTGATTATGTTTGTTGGTACACTCGTCCTGCTTGTGGCAACTATTATAGCAGGTGGAGGCATGGGAAATATCATGAGTGACCTCGCCGCCGAAAACGAACGGTTGATTTCTCCGTTTGGGGCCGAAGGTGATTTGACGTCCGTCTATGTCTCTTCCTTTTGGATTCTTGTCGGTGCCGGGGTTGTCGGGTTGCCGCAAGTGGCTGTGCGCGCCATGTCCTACAAAGATTCCCGTTCCATGCATCGGGCGTTGATTATTGGCACATTTGTCGTGGCGTTTATGATGTTCAGCATGCATTTGGCCGGGGTATTGGCCAGGCCGATTATCCCCGGTCTCGAGGTTGCCGACAATGTCATGCCTACCCTGGCGATGACCGTTCTGCCCGCGTGGTTGGCAGGCATTGTGCTTGCCGCGCCGTTGGCCGCGATTATGTCTACCGTTGATGCACTTCTTTTGATGGTTAGTTCCGCTGTCGTGAAAGATGTGTATTACAATTACATTAATCCAAACGCTACGGATAAGAAAATCAGGAAAGTCAGCATCGGAGTGACTGCTTTTCTAGGGATATCGGTTGTCCTTTTTGCGCTTAGTCCCCCGGAATTTTTAATCACGTTGAATTTATTTGCGTTTGGCGGGTTGGAAGCTGCTTTTGTCTGGCCGCTTGTGCTGGGTTTGTATTGGTCAAAAGGAAACCGGTATGGCGCGTTGGCATCGATGATTTTAGGCATCGGTTCCTATATCGTCATCTATATTTTTATTGGAGAACCCTTTGGACAAATGGGACCTTTCGGAATGCATTCTGTTGTTATTCCTGTCTTGCTCTCCTTGGTTGGTTACGTCCTTGCCAGTATAGCTACACATAAAGTGAAACTTCCATCAGAGGGCGGGTTTCCCTCTGATGGTTAG